The following is a genomic window from Litorimonas taeanensis.
CGGGCAAGAAAAAACCCTGCCGCACCCCTTTATAGCGACAGGGTTTTTAACCCGGATTTACCGGAAGGCTTAGAAGCCAGCAGCGACGCCGACACCTAGATAGAAGAGATTGTCTTTAGGTGTTGTTTTTGTGAAACCTAAAGTGTCTTCAGAGCTTAGCACGTAATTTGCGGCCGCATAAACGCTGACATCCTCTGTGAAAGCATAACCGAGTGAGGCTGTTGCTTGACCATATTCATAGTCTCCGCCGCCATCAACCATGACCAGACCGCCAGTGACGCCAAGGTCAAAACTTGTTGCCTCTGACACAGGGAAGCTATGTCCTAAACCACCTTCAAGTGTGAAGGCTTCTAGGTCGATGTCATAATAAGCCGTTACAGAGGGTGATAAAACTGTGTCAAAGCCAACGCCTGCTGAGAACTCTAACGTGTCACCTCCATCTGGGTAGTGATAAAGTGTTGCGCCAACACTTGCACTGACCGTATCAGATAGGGAGAAACCATAACCCGCATAAAAATCGATTTCATCTGTATCAGCCATGCTGTCTGAGCCTAGACCTGTTGAAGCCCAAGCGCCCACAGAGAAATCACCCACTGAAACTTCGATGCCGGGTTGGATAGCTGAATCTTCAAGGCTAACACCGCGGAAGACATATTCTGTTACATAATCAATCGAGGTAGAGACGCTAACATCCTGAGCCAAGGTTGCGGGGGCAATTGCCGAGCTTGCTAATAGGGCTGCGACTGCAATGAGTTTTTTCATAATGATCTCCGTTCAAAACTCTCCAATGTTGGCCGACGGTAGTGTCAATCCGAACAATTTCTGTGCATTCTGATTAGAGGGCAGAAACACAGCTGGCGATGTGAAGGCGAGGATTCTGGAGGAAATGCAGGGTGTTGCACCGCATTTGTGCGCAAATGTCGGGGAATTGTACGGGCATAAGACAAATGCCACTAATTTCGATGATTCAGGAAAAAATCATCGGGTGTTGCGAAAAAACATCAATATTTTTCGTAATTAGCAAGGGGAAGGAGGTCAAAAGGTAAATTATACCCTTTGACCTTAAAAGTTTAATAAATTTATATAGCGCCGTGGCAATGTTTGAACTTTTTACCCGATCCGCAAGGACAAGGGGCGTTCCGGCTGACGCCTTCCATTTGTTCGGCTGTTAATTGTGCAGCCTCTGGAGACGATGAGACAATATCCATAGGCGATCGCGCCGAACTGGCTTGAGCGGCGGCTTGTTGTTGGCGCATCGTTTCATTTTGTTGGCGCTGCATTTGTACATTAAGCAACAAGTTCATGATGGCTTTCGTCACGTCTTCACGCAGACTTGTCAAAAGTTTGTCAAACAGGGTGAAGGCTTCGGTCTTATATTCATTAAGCGGATCACGTTGGCCTTGGCCACGCATCCAAATAACTGACTTTAGCGCATCTAGTTGCTGCAAATGCTCGCGCCAGTTTTTATCGATGACTTGTAAAAGAACTTGCTTTTCAGCGCGCCGCATTTCTTCATCAGCGACACCATCTGTCAGTTGAACAAACGCATCATCTCCGGCCTTTTTCAGCCGGCTGAGCATTTCTTCGTCAGCAATGCCTTCTTCTGCCGCCCATTTGTCAAAAGGAATGTCCATAAGCATGGCATTTTTTGTGGCTTCATTTAGCGCCGCAACGTCCCATTGCTCCGCATAGGCTTTTTTCGGGATATGGGTTTCAATAAGGTCTTCTGCGAGTTGATGACGGAAGTCTTCGATAACGTCAGAGACATCATCGTCTGTCATGAATTCCATACGCTGTTCGAAAATCGTTTTGCGTTGGTCATTCATCACGTCGTCATATTTCAGCAAGTTTTTCCGAATGTCGAAATTGCGTTGCTCAACGCGAACTTGCGCGCGTTCGACAGCTTTGGACATGAAACGGTTGGTTAGGTGTTCACCTTCTTCAAACTTCATAGTCGCCATCATGGACTTTAAGCGATCACCACCAAAAATCCGCATCAGATCATCTTCGGTGGAGAGATAAAATTTTGATCGCCCTGGGTCGCCTTGACGCCCTGTTCGGCCGCGCAGCTGATTATCGATGCGCCGGCTTTCATGCCGTTCCGTACCCAAGACATAAAGTCCGCCTGCGGCAAGCGCCTTTTCTTTAAGGGCTTTAATCTCGTCTTTTATTCTGGCTTCAATTGCTTCAGCTTCGGTTTGAGAGGCACCTTTTGGCACTTCCTGCTCTAGCCGCATTTCTAAATTACCGCCCAATTGAATATCTGTACCCCGACCCGCCATATTAGTCGCGATGGTGACCGCGCCAGGAACGCCCGCTTGGGCTACGATAGAGGCTTCTTGGTCATGGAACCTTGCATTCAAGACACGGTGGTCCACGCCGCGTTGCGTCAAATATTCAGAAAGGCTTTCTGATTTTTCAATACTTACTGTACCCACAAGAATAGGTTGGCCTTTTGCTGATTTCTCTTCGATGTCATCAACAATGGCTTTAAACTTCTCTTGTTCAGTCCGATATATAACGTCTTCATCGTCTATGCGCTGGATAGGACGGTTAGTAGGAATCACGAGAACTTCGAGACCGTAAGTTTCAGCGAACTCACCAGCTTCGGTTTCGGCTGTACCTGTCATGCCTGATAGCTTTTTATACAGGCGGAAATAATTTTGTAACGTGACAGAGGCGAGGGTCACGTTTTCAGGTTTAATATCGACACTTTCTTTGGCCTCAATGGCTTGGTGCAAGCCATCAGAAAGACGACGGCCATCCATCATTCTGCCAGTAAATTCATCAATCAAAACGACCTCTTCATTTTTGACGATGTAATCTTTGTCGCGGACGTAAAGCTTATGGGCTTTAAGGGCTTGGTTGATGTGGTGAACGATAGTGACGTTTTCTACGTCATATAGGCTCTCACCTTCAAGCATTTCGCGTTCACGAAGCAAGGCTTCGATTTGCTCATTGCCTGCTTCGTTGAATGTGGCTGAGCGGGCTTTTTCATCAACTTCATAGCCGTCTTCATGGATGAGAGGGATGAGCGTATCGACGAGGCGGTAAAGTTCTGATTTGTCATCTGTCGGGCCAGAAATAATCAATGGGGTTCTGGCTTCATCAATCAAGATTGAATCGATTTCATCGATAATGGCATGAGCATGTCCACGTTGAGACATCTCATCGACTGAGAGCTTCATATTATCGCGTAGATAATCAAAGCCAAACTCATTATTCGTGCCATATGTAATATCACAGGCATAGGCCGCCTTGCGCTGATTTCCATAAGCTTCGTAATTATTGATGCAATCAACACTCAGCCCAAGGAAGTTGAAAACCTGACCCATCCATTCTGAGTCGCGGCGGGCCAGATAGTCATTGACGGTAATGATATGGACGCCTTCACCCGACAGTGCGTTAAGGTAAGCGGCAAGTGTAGAGACGAGGGTTTTACCCTCGCCCGTCCGCATCTCTGCCACTTCGCCGCGGTGGAGCGTGATACCGCCAATAAGCTGAACGTCGTAATGTCTCTGCCCTAGGGTGCGCTTGGCGGCTTCTCGGACAGTCGCAAAAGCTTCGGGGAGTAAGTCATCTAGGCTCTCGCCCTCTGAAAAGCGCTTTTTATAGATTTCCGTCTGCGCTTTCAGCGCATCGTCTGTCATCGCCTCAAATGTAGGCTCTAGATTGTTAATCTTCGCAACGAGGGGGCGCAGTTTCTTCAAAGTTCGGTCATTTTCAGTGCCGAAAATCTTCTTCGCGATGCCTAACATGAAGGCTCCTGATATCTGTTGTCGGTCGGAAGCCAATATTCTAGGCTTTTGACTGTGTAATACTTTGTGGTGACTTAAGAAGCCTCCCTTGGTAAGTCAATGAATGGGGCCAGTAATCTACTGCCCCGTCGACCAAAAAAAGGCTTAGAGGAGTGTTCATGCGTCAGTTTTCTCCCGCTCTGGCCCTTATGGCGTTTCTTTTGCTCGGCGCTTGCGGAAAACCCGAGGACAAAATCACGCAGACTGAAACTGTGACAACTCAGCAAAAGAAAGAGGCACAAGCTTCAAAACGTCTTGGCGCTGTTGAAGTCGCTCGCATTGGAGCCAGCTCTATTTTTCACCGTGATGTTCAAAGGTTAGCCAAGGAAAGAGGGTTGATCACTGATGGACAAGAGTTTCCGAGGTCAGATCCGCAATATCAGGTCTTGCTAGATAGCCTAATTGATCAACGTCTTTTAGCACAGGCTGCGGTAAAGCGGGCTTTAGATCAAACAGATGAAAACAAGTTCCGATTGGCCGCCGCGCGGGAACGTATTCTGAGCAATGCTTTATTGGAAGAGCATTTGAAGGCCAAAGTCAATGAAACGACAATACGGCGCCTTTATGAAGAACAATCAGCGTTGGCCGACCGGGGTGATGAAGTCCGTGTTCGGCATATTCTCTTGAGCGATGAGGCCTCTGCAAAAGCCGCATTCAAAGCCTTGGCGGATGGCGAAGCGTTTTCTGACTTAGCGCGCTCTGTAAGTCTTGATTTGGCTTCGCGAGAAAATGGTGGGGATTTAGGGTATATGACTCGTGATATGCCGCCACCAGATTTTGCGGATATAATATTTAGTGCAAAAGAAGGCACACAAACCGAAATTTTTCAAACTGAACTTGGTTGGCACATCGCCGAAATTATAGACAGACGATCGTCGCGAAAACAAAGCTTCGAAGCGGTTCGCCCCAATATTGTTAAGTTTTTAACATTTGAAGCGGTTGAAACACTTTTGACTGATTTGCGCCGTGAAACCGAAATTGAAATCTATCGAAAACCAATTATAGCGCCCGATAATACTATTAATAAAGCCGATGATATCGATTCCGATACTTCGCTTCCTAAAGATAACTGACACCTTATGGCAAACTATCCTCAATCCCCTTTTGCGCCAGAAACTTTCCCTGTTCTCCCGGCATTAGCGGGCTTTACTATGGCTACTGCAGAAGCCGGTGTTCGCTATAAAGGCCGTACTGATTTATGGGTCTTGCGGGCAGATGCCGGCACAGCCTTGGCAGGCGTTTATACTAAAAATCTCTGCCCTGGTGCGCCCGTGGATTGGTCTCGTAAAGCGCTTGCCGTGGAAACTAATGGGCCTCGTCTCGTAATTGTAAATTCAGGTACAGCCAATGTATTTGGGGGCCAAAAGAGCCGGGATGCTGTGCAAGACACCGCTAAAGGTGCAGCGGCTGTTTTTGGGGTCGAAGCCGAAACTATTCAATTGGCCTCAACGGGAGTCATTGGCGTTCCACTAGAGGCCTCGAAATTAGTGGATTGCTTTCCTGATATTCTTGCAGACCTTGATGCTGATGGATGGGAAAGCGCCGCCCGAGCAATTATGACCACGGACACCCATCCCAAAGGCGCCACGGCGATTGCTAATATTGACGGGGTAGAGGTGCGTATAAATGGTATTGCCAAAGGGTCTGGCATGATTGCGCCAGATATGGCGACTATGCTGGCCTATATTGCTACGGATGCGGCAATTGCGCCGCCTGTTCTGCAGGCTATTCTATCTGAATTAGTCGAAACAAGTTTCAATGCCATAACTGTGGATAGCGATACCTCGACTTCGGATACGACTTTGCTTTTGGCCAGCGGTAAGGCAGGGAACCCTGTTTATGACTCGCCTAATGCACCAGAGCTTGAAAACTTCAAAACTGTGTTAGAGGGCGTCTTGAAAGACCTTGCCCTTCAAATTGTCAAAGATGGAGAGGGACTGACGAAGTTTATAACGGTTTCCGTTTCAGGCGCCGTTTCAAAAGCTTCGGCCAAAAAAATTGGCCTGAGTATCGCTAACTCTCCTCTCGTTAAAACGGCGATTGCGGGGGAGGATGCCAATTGGGGCCGTATTGTCATGGCGGTTGGGAAAGCAGGCGAGCCCGCAGAGCGAGATAAGCTCTCCATTTGGATGGGGCCGCATTTACTGGCCGAATCTGGTGAGGTGGCTTCGGATTACACAGAGGACAGCGGCGCCGCCTATATGAAGAATGCTGAGATTCACATTCGGGTTGATCTTGGCTTGGGCGTTGGTGAGGCTGAGGTCTACACATGTGACCTGACCCACGGGTATATTGACATCAACGCCGATTATAGAAGTTAAGCTGATTATATGTCTAAACCCTTATTACTTGTCGCCGCCGCGGCACTAATTGATGCTGATGGCCGTGTCTTGGTGACACGTCGCCCTGCGGGAAAAGCGCATGCTGGAAAGTGGGAATTTCCAGGGGGGAAGGTCGAAGCGAATGAAACTCCAGAGCAAGCGGTCAATCGCGAATTACGCGAAGAGCTGGGACTAGAGCCGTGTGAGCGCTGTCTACAGCCTTTTTCTTTTACGTCTTATGCTTATGACGACTTCCATTTGTTTATGCCTCTATATCTTTGCCGCCAATGGGATGGTTTTGCACAACCCAAAGAAGGCCAAGGGATTAAATGGCTTTATCCAAACCAGATCACGGAACTTGATTTGGTAGAAGCGGATATTGAGTTAGCGCAAGAGCTCGCAGATAGGTTGCCCAGTGGTCGCCGCTTTGCCGTGTAGAGTGTTTAAGGTTTTTTATCTCTAATTTCGCGTAAGCTCTCGGCCAGACCTTTTTTAGCGCTACCGGGTTTTAGCGGTTTTTGCTGGCTGTCATGCGGGCTCCATCCCGTCATCCATAGAATTTCAAACAGGACTTGGAATTTTCCAGTCGCAGATTTTGGGTAGGCTGCCTCAATCAGACTAATACTAGATTTAGGCAGACGAGACTTATGGCGAGCAATTAACGTATTCGTGAGACCTAAATCTCTGAGGTCATTAATGAGCGTTTGAATTTTGCTATAATTGACATTGACGCGATCTTTATCAATCACAGGGAGGTTCAGCCCCGCTTGCCCCAATAGAGCTGCTGCCTGTTCATGGTTTATCATCGGGTAAATGCGCGCTGTGGCGCCGCCGAACAATGCTTGATCAATTTGGTAGAAGGTCTGTCGCAAATGCAAGAGGCTGTCACCGCCAAAAAGACTGCCCATAAATAAACCATCGGGTAGCAATGCGTTGCGTATCTGTAAGAGGTTGCCAGGTAAATCGTTTATCGACTGAAGGCCGAGCAAGCTTATGATAAGGTCGTAATCACCCGAAAGGCTGTCCGCGTCTTGATACCATTCCATCGTGTTGGGGCGTCGATTATTTGGCAATTCTGCAAAGAGCTTTTCCCGCATGTCGACATCACAAAGCAGAACACCCCGTGTGAATTGCCTGTTGATATCCGAAATACGTGAAGCCGCATCTTGCGTGCATCGCTCCAATAAAAATGAGGGGCCAGTTTTAGCCATACGGCGTTGGGCACGAACTCGGGCTAAACCTTGAGCGTGCGCGTCAAATATTTGTGGGACTTCCCTTTGCATCATGCGGCGTCTATGCCCAAGGAATGAAAGGAAGGGAAGTCCTCATCGCTATTCGTCAGGCTATCAGATTTTGTCTTGATATTGTTCTGCCGCCTATTGATCCTTTTCAGGAGGATGAAAAAAAGTGGAAAGATATTTGCTTCTTAGAGGCGCCATGTTGCGCCCAATGTGGTTTTCCTTTTGAATATGATGTCGGAGAGGGCGTGCAATGCGCGGCCTGCCTTGTTCATCCGCCGCGCTACAGCACAGCCCGTTCAGCTATGGTTTATGATGATGCCTCTCGCCCGCTTGTGCTAGCCTTTAAACATGGAGGGAAAACTGATAATCTTTCCAAATTTGCGGCGCAGCTACGCCGTGTGGGGCGGCATAGCCTAGCAGATGCAGATTATATTATTCCTGTCCCTTTGCACACTCAACGCCTTATAAAGCGCCGCTATAATCAATCTGCTTTACTCGCCAGAGCCTTAGCCAAAATAACGACAGTGCCTTTTCATTCAAATCTTTTACATCGCGTTCGCGCCACCCCGTCACAAGGCGGACAGTCCGCGGCGGGACGAAAACGAAATGTTCAAGGCGCGTTTTCTGTCCCAGAGAATGGCAAGGCTCAACTCAAGGGAGCCAATATTATCTTAGTGGATGATGTGATGACGACAGGCGCGACTGTAGAAGCTTGTGCTTCTATATTGCTTCGCTCTGGCGCAAAGCGTGTTGACGTCCTATGTTTAGCGAGAGTTATCCGCAAAGATGTGCAAACAGAATCAATATAACACATCCAATGGATTTGAAATTTATTAAGGAGGCTGAAGATGGCCAAAGTTGAAATGTACACGAAAATGGGATGCCCTTTTTGTATTCGTGCCAAAGCGCTTTTGAAGTCAAAGGGCGTGGATATTATTGAAATCCCTGCCGCGATGAACAAGGCCAAACGAGCAGAAATGAATGAGCGGTCTGGCCGAAATACGTTCCCGCAAATTTTTATAGACGGCAAACATATTGGTGGTTCCGATGATTTGGCGGCGCTGGAGGCCAAAGGCGGCCTTGATCCATTATTGGCGAAATAAGACTCAGATAA
Proteins encoded in this region:
- a CDS encoding ComF family protein; amino-acid sequence: MKGREVLIAIRQAIRFCLDIVLPPIDPFQEDEKKWKDICFLEAPCCAQCGFPFEYDVGEGVQCAACLVHPPRYSTARSAMVYDDASRPLVLAFKHGGKTDNLSKFAAQLRRVGRHSLADADYIIPVPLHTQRLIKRRYNQSALLARALAKITTVPFHSNLLHRVRATPSQGGQSAAGRKRNVQGAFSVPENGKAQLKGANIILVDDVMTTGATVEACASILLRSGAKRVDVLCLARVIRKDVQTESI
- the grxC gene encoding glutaredoxin 3, whose protein sequence is MAKVEMYTKMGCPFCIRAKALLKSKGVDIIEIPAAMNKAKRAEMNERSGRNTFPQIFIDGKHIGGSDDLAALEAKGGLDPLLAK
- a CDS encoding TorF family putative porin encodes the protein MKKLIAVAALLASSAIAPATLAQDVSVSTSIDYVTEYVFRGVSLEDSAIQPGIEVSVGDFSVGAWASTGLGSDSMADTDEIDFYAGYGFSLSDTVSASVGATLYHYPDGGDTLEFSAGVGFDTVLSPSVTAYYDIDLEAFTLEGGLGHSFPVSEATSFDLGVTGGLVMVDGGGDYEYGQATASLGYAFTEDVSVYAAANYVLSSEDTLGFTKTTPKDNLFYLGVGVAAGF
- the secA gene encoding preprotein translocase subunit SecA, which encodes MLGIAKKIFGTENDRTLKKLRPLVAKINNLEPTFEAMTDDALKAQTEIYKKRFSEGESLDDLLPEAFATVREAAKRTLGQRHYDVQLIGGITLHRGEVAEMRTGEGKTLVSTLAAYLNALSGEGVHIITVNDYLARRDSEWMGQVFNFLGLSVDCINNYEAYGNQRKAAYACDITYGTNNEFGFDYLRDNMKLSVDEMSQRGHAHAIIDEIDSILIDEARTPLIISGPTDDKSELYRLVDTLIPLIHEDGYEVDEKARSATFNEAGNEQIEALLREREMLEGESLYDVENVTIVHHINQALKAHKLYVRDKDYIVKNEEVVLIDEFTGRMMDGRRLSDGLHQAIEAKESVDIKPENVTLASVTLQNYFRLYKKLSGMTGTAETEAGEFAETYGLEVLVIPTNRPIQRIDDEDVIYRTEQEKFKAIVDDIEEKSAKGQPILVGTVSIEKSESLSEYLTQRGVDHRVLNARFHDQEASIVAQAGVPGAVTIATNMAGRGTDIQLGGNLEMRLEQEVPKGASQTEAEAIEARIKDEIKALKEKALAAGGLYVLGTERHESRRIDNQLRGRTGRQGDPGRSKFYLSTEDDLMRIFGGDRLKSMMATMKFEEGEHLTNRFMSKAVERAQVRVEQRNFDIRKNLLKYDDVMNDQRKTIFEQRMEFMTDDDVSDVIEDFRHQLAEDLIETHIPKKAYAEQWDVAALNEATKNAMLMDIPFDKWAAEEGIADEEMLSRLKKAGDDAFVQLTDGVADEEMRRAEKQVLLQVIDKNWREHLQQLDALKSVIWMRGQGQRDPLNEYKTEAFTLFDKLLTSLREDVTKAIMNLLLNVQMQRQQNETMRQQQAAAQASSARSPMDIVSSSPEAAQLTAEQMEGVSRNAPCPCGSGKKFKHCHGAI
- a CDS encoding (deoxy)nucleoside triphosphate pyrophosphohydrolase, whose translation is MSKPLLLVAAAALIDADGRVLVTRRPAGKAHAGKWEFPGGKVEANETPEQAVNRELREELGLEPCERCLQPFSFTSYAYDDFHLFMPLYLCRQWDGFAQPKEGQGIKWLYPNQITELDLVEADIELAQELADRLPSGRRFAV
- a CDS encoding class I SAM-dependent methyltransferase is translated as MMQREVPQIFDAHAQGLARVRAQRRMAKTGPSFLLERCTQDAASRISDINRQFTRGVLLCDVDMREKLFAELPNNRRPNTMEWYQDADSLSGDYDLIISLLGLQSINDLPGNLLQIRNALLPDGLFMGSLFGGDSLLHLRQTFYQIDQALFGGATARIYPMINHEQAAALLGQAGLNLPVIDKDRVNVNYSKIQTLINDLRDLGLTNTLIARHKSRLPKSSISLIEAAYPKSATGKFQVLFEILWMTGWSPHDSQQKPLKPGSAKKGLAESLREIRDKKP
- the argJ gene encoding bifunctional glutamate N-acetyltransferase/amino-acid acetyltransferase ArgJ; the protein is MANYPQSPFAPETFPVLPALAGFTMATAEAGVRYKGRTDLWVLRADAGTALAGVYTKNLCPGAPVDWSRKALAVETNGPRLVIVNSGTANVFGGQKSRDAVQDTAKGAAAVFGVEAETIQLASTGVIGVPLEASKLVDCFPDILADLDADGWESAARAIMTTDTHPKGATAIANIDGVEVRINGIAKGSGMIAPDMATMLAYIATDAAIAPPVLQAILSELVETSFNAITVDSDTSTSDTTLLLASGKAGNPVYDSPNAPELENFKTVLEGVLKDLALQIVKDGEGLTKFITVSVSGAVSKASAKKIGLSIANSPLVKTAIAGEDANWGRIVMAVGKAGEPAERDKLSIWMGPHLLAESGEVASDYTEDSGAAYMKNAEIHIRVDLGLGVGEAEVYTCDLTHGYIDINADYRS
- a CDS encoding peptidylprolyl isomerase; translation: MRQFSPALALMAFLLLGACGKPEDKITQTETVTTQQKKEAQASKRLGAVEVARIGASSIFHRDVQRLAKERGLITDGQEFPRSDPQYQVLLDSLIDQRLLAQAAVKRALDQTDENKFRLAAARERILSNALLEEHLKAKVNETTIRRLYEEQSALADRGDEVRVRHILLSDEASAKAAFKALADGEAFSDLARSVSLDLASRENGGDLGYMTRDMPPPDFADIIFSAKEGTQTEIFQTELGWHIAEIIDRRSSRKQSFEAVRPNIVKFLTFEAVETLLTDLRRETEIEIYRKPIIAPDNTINKADDIDSDTSLPKDN